In Sporichthya polymorpha DSM 43042, a genomic segment contains:
- a CDS encoding phytanoyl-CoA dioxygenase family protein — MTTMTSSVREIRPEESETFRQNGWVKLENFLSADLAAQLLEGAQRLLGPDGTGHTARRGVDIDFDWFAEYQLPGYEGLEPFRSVAFDPAMGKAAHALGVRRDVGVRYLRDQVVCRQPAGQRKSEPAPPHQDFSAAVFDRMGYVNFWIALNEIPPERGSLRFFSGSHREGPLGWRDRDGQLSPSGRSLLETYPDLAERCPPSEPLHLRPGDATAHTMLTVHESPGNFTDEPRWNLINLYVPEDVVYTGLVRGGIEPLVDVGQPLDHPRFPVIWRPGD; from the coding sequence ATGACCACCATGACCTCGAGCGTCCGGGAGATCCGGCCGGAGGAGAGTGAGACCTTCCGGCAGAACGGATGGGTCAAGCTCGAGAACTTTCTGTCGGCGGACCTCGCCGCGCAGTTGCTGGAGGGAGCGCAGCGGCTCCTGGGCCCCGACGGCACGGGGCACACGGCCCGGCGCGGTGTCGACATCGACTTCGACTGGTTCGCCGAGTACCAGCTGCCCGGCTACGAGGGGCTGGAACCCTTCCGGTCCGTCGCGTTCGACCCGGCGATGGGCAAGGCCGCTCACGCGCTCGGGGTCCGGCGCGACGTCGGGGTCCGCTACCTGCGGGACCAGGTCGTGTGCCGGCAGCCGGCGGGGCAGCGCAAGTCCGAGCCGGCGCCGCCGCACCAGGACTTCTCGGCCGCGGTCTTCGACCGCATGGGCTACGTGAACTTCTGGATCGCGCTCAACGAGATTCCGCCCGAGCGGGGCTCGTTGCGCTTCTTCTCCGGCTCGCACCGTGAGGGTCCGCTCGGGTGGCGGGACCGGGACGGGCAGCTCTCCCCGAGCGGTCGTTCGCTGCTGGAGACCTACCCGGACCTGGCCGAGCGGTGCCCGCCGTCCGAACCGCTGCACCTGCGCCCCGGGGACGCCACCGCGCACACGATGCTCACTGTCCACGAGTCGCCGGGCAACTTCACCGACGAACCGCGGTGGAACCTGATCAACCTCTACGTGCCCGAGGACGTCGTCTACACCGGACTGGTCCGGGGCGGCATCGAGCCGCTGGTCGACGTCGGTCAGCCGCTCGACCATCCGCGGTTCCCGGTGATCTGGCGACCGGGCGACTGA
- a CDS encoding enoyl-CoA hydratase-related protein, with the protein MIDPSGYRHVELDARSNGVLVARLNRPERLNAINDRLHHELARLTYDVDLDPDVDVLVLTGAGRAFTAGGDLREPMDTTPTAATYKIGRQVVDNLLALDKPVIAAVNGPARGLGVTLAFLCDVVYAHRGATFADTHALIGAGAGDGAQLVWPLLAGPNWAKYYLMTGETVSADDAHRLGLVNFVVDGDVEAAAVELADRLAAGNQRAIRASKVAVNAQMRALAAWVVPYGLVAGQVTPDHTPHWPDARPRSGRARVPG; encoded by the coding sequence GTGATCGATCCGTCCGGGTACCGGCACGTCGAACTCGACGCGCGGAGCAACGGCGTCCTGGTGGCGCGGCTGAACCGCCCCGAGCGGCTGAACGCGATCAACGACCGGCTGCATCACGAACTCGCGCGTCTGACGTACGACGTCGACCTCGATCCGGACGTGGACGTCCTGGTGCTCACCGGTGCCGGGCGCGCTTTCACCGCGGGAGGTGACCTGCGCGAGCCGATGGACACCACGCCGACGGCGGCGACCTACAAGATCGGCCGGCAGGTGGTGGACAACCTCCTGGCCCTGGACAAACCGGTGATCGCGGCCGTCAACGGGCCGGCTCGCGGCCTCGGGGTCACCCTCGCGTTCCTCTGCGACGTCGTCTACGCCCATCGTGGCGCGACGTTCGCCGACACCCACGCGCTGATCGGGGCCGGCGCCGGCGACGGAGCCCAACTCGTCTGGCCGCTGCTCGCGGGGCCGAACTGGGCGAAGTACTACCTGATGACCGGAGAGACGGTCTCGGCCGACGACGCGCATCGCCTCGGCCTCGTCAACTTCGTGGTCGACGGCGACGTGGAGGCGGCGGCGGTCGAACTGGCCGACCGGCTCGCCGCCGGCAATCAGCGCGCGATCCGCGCCTCGAAGGTGGCGGTCAACGCCCAGATGCGTGCCCTGGCGGCGTGGGTGGTCCCGTACGGGCTCGTCGCCGGCCAGGTCACCCCGGACCACACCCCGCACTGGCCGGACGCCCGACCGCGGTCCGGCCGGGCGCGCGTCCCTGGCTGA
- a CDS encoding cyclase family protein, translating into MVERVSDARMDALFEKVKNWGRWGDDDERGTLNLLTPEHTARAARNVVGRTVNCGRVLPVAPSVENPVPAQHMMILAGDARHGTGVPGAEACIDYIGLAFHGLGVSHLDALCHVFHEGVMYNGRPASEVMSTGATRNSVMAMAGGVASRGVLLDIPRTRGVDWLEPGDGVTPDDLDAACEAQGVQVGPGDILLVSTGRDARREAEGPWDPGHGLAGLDGECVPWIAERDIAMLGCDGANDIMPPNTNRWPLPIHVCCLVAMGVHLLDNLDLSGLAAVCEEERRWEFLFTVSPLQIQGGTGSPVNPVAVV; encoded by the coding sequence ATGGTGGAACGCGTCAGCGACGCCCGCATGGACGCGCTGTTCGAGAAGGTCAAGAACTGGGGTCGCTGGGGTGACGACGACGAGCGCGGGACCCTCAACCTGCTGACGCCGGAGCACACGGCGCGGGCCGCACGGAACGTCGTGGGTCGCACGGTGAACTGCGGGCGGGTGCTGCCGGTCGCCCCGTCGGTCGAGAACCCGGTCCCGGCGCAGCACATGATGATCCTCGCGGGCGACGCCCGGCACGGGACCGGTGTCCCGGGTGCCGAGGCGTGCATCGACTACATCGGGCTGGCCTTCCACGGGCTCGGGGTCTCGCACCTCGACGCGCTCTGCCACGTATTCCACGAAGGCGTGATGTACAACGGACGCCCGGCGTCGGAGGTGATGAGCACCGGGGCGACGCGCAACAGCGTCATGGCGATGGCGGGCGGGGTCGCCTCGCGCGGGGTGCTCCTCGACATCCCGCGGACCCGCGGTGTCGACTGGCTTGAGCCCGGCGACGGCGTCACTCCGGACGACCTCGACGCGGCCTGCGAGGCCCAGGGCGTCCAGGTCGGTCCCGGGGACATCCTGCTGGTCTCGACGGGCCGCGACGCCCGCCGCGAGGCCGAGGGCCCGTGGGACCCCGGGCACGGCCTGGCCGGTCTCGACGGGGAGTGCGTGCCGTGGATCGCCGAACGGGACATCGCGATGCTCGGGTGCGACGGCGCCAACGACATCATGCCGCCGAACACGAACCGCTGGCCGCTGCCGATCCACGTCTGCTGTCTGGTCGCGATGGGCGTGCACCTGCTCGACAACCTCGACCTGTCCGGCCTGGCTGCGGTGTGCGAGGAGGAACGGCGCTGGGAGTTCCTGTTCACCGTCAGTCCGCTGCAGATTCAGGGTGGCACCGGTTCGCCGGTGAACCCGGTCGCGGTCGTGTAG
- a CDS encoding SDR family NAD(P)-dependent oxidoreductase has protein sequence MIDLKGEIAVVTGGASGIGRGVVELLVQCGAVVAIVDRDAEAMAVTLEGLGSAPEVAAFVTDVTVLDEVHEMRRQVLTDLGTPTILVNSVGWDRPMPFAETDPAFWKEVLDLNLLSTLTVTHEFFGPMLEQARGGRIVNIASEAGRIGSLHEALYSSAKGAVIALTKALAREGARHAVTVNCVCPGVIDTPLYRSMPDPHAASRVRAIPMRRLGIPEDVAAAVVFLASPGAAYITGQVLSVSGGLTMVG, from the coding sequence GTGATCGACCTCAAGGGCGAGATCGCGGTCGTCACCGGCGGTGCGTCCGGGATCGGCCGCGGTGTCGTCGAGCTGCTGGTGCAGTGCGGGGCCGTGGTGGCGATCGTCGACCGGGACGCCGAGGCCATGGCGGTCACGCTCGAGGGCCTCGGGTCGGCGCCGGAGGTCGCCGCCTTCGTCACCGACGTGACGGTGCTGGACGAGGTCCACGAGATGCGCCGCCAGGTCCTCACGGACCTCGGGACGCCGACGATCCTCGTCAACAGCGTCGGGTGGGACCGTCCGATGCCGTTTGCGGAGACGGATCCGGCGTTCTGGAAGGAGGTCCTGGACCTCAACCTGCTCAGCACGCTGACGGTGACCCACGAGTTCTTCGGCCCGATGCTGGAGCAGGCGCGCGGCGGGCGGATCGTCAACATCGCCAGCGAGGCCGGCCGGATCGGCAGTCTCCACGAGGCGCTGTACTCCAGCGCCAAGGGAGCAGTGATCGCCCTGACCAAGGCGCTGGCCCGCGAGGGCGCACGGCACGCGGTCACCGTGAACTGTGTTTGTCCCGGCGTCATCGACACACCGCTCTACCGGTCGATGCCCGACCCGCACGCCGCGTCCCGGGTCCGGGCCATCCCCATGCGGCGGTTGGGCATCCCGGAGGACGTCGCGGCCGCGGTCGTCTTCCTCGCCTCCCCGGGGGCCGCGTACATCACCGGTCAGGTGCTGTCGGTCAGCGGCGGCCTGACGATGGTCGGGTGA
- a CDS encoding VOC family protein has translation MALTPTKDSVDIGIVTNDPGPMLGFYRGVVGLVPDGETPLPVPGGVSYRLRCGTTVVKLLALRKPLPARSAPGGIYASTGLRYWTISVPDVTVLLADCETAGVPIAVPLTEYAPGRRMVIVEDPDGNWVEFVDARPN, from the coding sequence GTGGCCCTGACGCCCACCAAGGACTCGGTCGACATCGGGATCGTGACCAACGACCCCGGACCGATGCTCGGCTTCTATCGCGGCGTGGTCGGTCTGGTCCCCGACGGGGAGACCCCGCTCCCCGTCCCCGGTGGCGTGAGTTACCGCCTCCGCTGCGGGACGACCGTGGTCAAGCTGCTCGCCCTGCGCAAGCCGCTGCCGGCCCGGTCGGCCCCGGGCGGGATCTACGCCTCCACGGGTCTGCGGTACTGGACGATCTCGGTTCCGGACGTGACGGTGCTGCTCGCCGACTGCGAGACGGCGGGCGTCCCGATCGCGGTGCCGTTGACCGAGTACGCGCCCGGCCGCCGGATGGTGATCGTCGAGGACCCGGACGGGAACTGGGTCGAGTTCGTCGACGCGCGCCCGAACTAG
- a CDS encoding CaiB/BaiF CoA transferase family protein translates to MAPSASAAADPPLTGVRVLELAGLGPVSFAGMMLADLGARVLRVDRPEPPAVPAEARRRVDVLGRGKQSVVLDLRAPGAADALLDLVASCDVLIEGYRPGVTERLGVGPGPCHERNPALVYVRLTGYGQAGPLAQEVGHDLNILAVSGVLDEVGRAGQAPTPPLNLVADYGGGGMLAVVGALAALTDARRTGRGRVVDAAMCDGAMLLASATYAFDPPGPRGTNLLDSGAPFYEVYETSDGQHVAVGALLDPFWRALLEVLGRADDPRWRDRRAADWPALKSELREIFAGRTRAEWVAAFAGTTACVSPVLRRDELADFPHHAARRALIEVDGVPVPAPAPRFGPGAGSAVGAQGGEESAEASG, encoded by the coding sequence GTGGCACCCTCGGCGTCCGCCGCCGCGGATCCTCCGCTCACCGGCGTCCGTGTGCTCGAACTGGCCGGACTGGGTCCCGTCTCCTTCGCCGGGATGATGCTCGCCGACCTCGGGGCGAGGGTGCTCCGCGTCGACCGCCCCGAACCGCCGGCGGTCCCGGCCGAGGCTCGCCGCCGGGTCGACGTGCTCGGCCGGGGCAAGCAGTCGGTCGTCCTGGACCTGCGGGCGCCGGGGGCGGCCGATGCGCTCCTCGACCTCGTCGCCTCGTGCGACGTGCTGATCGAGGGATACCGACCCGGGGTGACCGAACGGCTCGGCGTCGGTCCGGGCCCGTGCCACGAACGCAATCCGGCGTTGGTCTACGTGCGCCTGACCGGCTACGGGCAGGCCGGGCCGTTGGCCCAGGAGGTCGGGCACGACCTGAACATCCTGGCGGTCAGCGGTGTGCTCGATGAGGTGGGCCGGGCCGGCCAGGCCCCGACGCCGCCGCTCAATCTCGTCGCGGACTACGGCGGGGGAGGGATGCTCGCGGTGGTCGGTGCCCTCGCGGCGCTCACCGACGCGCGGCGGACCGGGCGGGGCCGCGTCGTGGACGCCGCGATGTGCGACGGCGCGATGCTGCTGGCGAGCGCGACCTACGCGTTCGACCCCCCGGGGCCCCGCGGGACCAACCTGCTCGACTCCGGGGCGCCGTTCTACGAGGTCTACGAGACCTCCGACGGGCAGCACGTCGCGGTGGGGGCTCTGCTGGACCCGTTCTGGCGGGCGCTCCTCGAAGTGCTCGGCCGGGCCGACGACCCGCGGTGGCGCGACCGGCGCGCGGCGGACTGGCCGGCGCTGAAGAGTGAGCTCCGGGAGATCTTCGCCGGGCGCACCCGGGCGGAGTGGGTGGCGGCCTTCGCCGGTACCACCGCCTGCGTGTCACCGGTGCTGCGGCGCGACGAGCTCGCCGACTTCCCGCACCACGCCGCCCGCCGGGCGCTGATCGAAGTCGACGGCGTGCCGGTGCCCGCCCCGGCCCCCCGCTTCGGCCCCGGGGCCGGGTCAGCCGTGGGCGCGCAGGGCGGCGAGGAGTCCGCCGAAGCGTCGGGGTGA
- a CDS encoding TIGR03617 family F420-dependent LLM class oxidoreductase yields the protein MTERRLRIDARLRNDLTTIAEDVRTCDELGFDGAWNTETVNDPFVALTLAAEHSRQVEIGPSVAIAFARTPMTVAYPAWDLQRFSGGRFVLGLGSQIRPHVAKRFSMPWGRPAARMHEFVTALRAIWRTWETGERLDHRGEFYEHSLMTPNFTPAPNPYGPPKVFLAAVGPKMLQTTAEVADGLFVHSFCTERYLREVVRPTLERHRPAGAAPLEIAHSPFVALDEADREAVRRQISFYGSTPAYRPVLDLHGWGDLHDELNALSKQGRWDDMVPLVSDEVLGAMCASGTEEEVAAALHRQFSGLVDRIRFNRPGDVPSPRRFGGLLAALRAHG from the coding sequence GTGACCGAACGCCGGTTGCGGATCGACGCCCGGTTGCGCAACGACCTCACCACCATCGCCGAGGACGTCCGCACCTGCGACGAGCTCGGCTTCGACGGGGCCTGGAACACCGAGACCGTCAACGACCCGTTCGTCGCGCTCACCCTCGCCGCGGAGCACTCCCGGCAGGTCGAGATCGGACCGTCGGTGGCCATCGCCTTCGCCCGGACGCCGATGACCGTCGCCTACCCCGCCTGGGACCTGCAGCGGTTCTCCGGCGGGCGGTTCGTGCTCGGGCTCGGCAGTCAGATCCGCCCGCACGTGGCCAAGCGCTTCTCGATGCCGTGGGGACGACCGGCGGCCCGCATGCACGAGTTCGTCACGGCTCTGCGCGCGATCTGGCGGACCTGGGAGACCGGCGAGCGACTGGACCACCGCGGGGAGTTCTACGAGCACTCCCTGATGACGCCGAACTTCACCCCGGCCCCGAACCCGTACGGACCGCCCAAGGTCTTCCTCGCCGCCGTCGGCCCGAAGATGCTGCAGACCACCGCCGAGGTCGCGGACGGGCTGTTCGTGCACTCGTTCTGCACCGAGCGCTACCTCCGCGAGGTCGTCCGGCCCACGCTGGAGCGGCACCGTCCCGCCGGGGCCGCACCGCTCGAGATCGCCCACTCCCCCTTCGTCGCGCTCGACGAGGCCGATCGCGAGGCGGTACGTCGGCAGATCTCCTTCTACGGCTCCACACCGGCCTACCGCCCGGTGCTCGACCTCCACGGCTGGGGCGATCTGCACGACGAGCTGAACGCGCTGTCGAAGCAGGGACGCTGGGACGACATGGTGCCGTTGGTGTCCGACGAGGTGCTCGGCGCGATGTGCGCGTCCGGCACCGAGGAGGAGGTGGCCGCCGCGCTCCACCGGCAGTTCTCCGGCCTCGTCGACCGCATCCGGTTCAACCGCCCGGGTGACGTCCCCTCACCCCGACGCTTCGGCGGACTCCTCGCCGCCCTGCGCGCCCACGGCTGA
- a CDS encoding mycofactocin-coupled SDR family oxidoreductase: MGLLDGKVALVTGAARGQGRAHALTCAREGADVIAVDVPGELPSVPYPLGTAEELAETARLVEDHDRRVLTAAADVRDQAALDAVVAQGVAELGRIDILVANAGIWTRAPFWELTDAQWEEMIAVNLTGVWRCAKAVAPHMMERRTGSIVVISSANGVEPGQNYAHYCAAKHGVIGLMKNLALELAPFGVRCNAICPGAIDTPMVNQPAVYDMFAGRKGGTREDMLAGGHAFHALRGTGFLDPQVIADAALFLNSDLAAAITGATLPVEAGHLLLPGLNLAPVMA, encoded by the coding sequence ATGGGACTTCTCGACGGCAAGGTCGCGCTGGTGACCGGAGCGGCCCGGGGCCAGGGCCGGGCGCACGCGCTCACCTGCGCCCGCGAGGGTGCGGACGTGATCGCGGTGGACGTCCCCGGTGAACTGCCGTCGGTCCCGTACCCGCTGGGCACCGCGGAGGAGCTCGCCGAGACCGCCCGGCTCGTCGAGGACCACGACCGGCGGGTCCTCACCGCGGCGGCCGACGTCCGGGACCAGGCGGCTCTCGACGCCGTCGTCGCGCAGGGTGTGGCGGAGCTCGGCCGGATCGACATCCTCGTCGCGAACGCCGGCATCTGGACCCGGGCGCCGTTCTGGGAGCTCACCGACGCGCAGTGGGAGGAGATGATCGCGGTCAACCTCACCGGCGTGTGGCGGTGTGCGAAGGCGGTCGCGCCGCACATGATGGAGCGCCGGACGGGGTCGATCGTCGTCATCTCCTCGGCGAACGGCGTCGAACCCGGCCAGAACTACGCGCACTACTGCGCGGCGAAACACGGGGTGATCGGGCTGATGAAGAACCTCGCGCTCGAACTCGCGCCGTTCGGCGTCCGCTGCAATGCGATCTGTCCCGGTGCGATCGACACCCCGATGGTCAATCAGCCCGCGGTCTACGACATGTTCGCCGGGCGGAAGGGCGGCACCCGCGAGGACATGCTCGCGGGCGGCCACGCCTTCCACGCCCTGCGCGGCACCGGGTTCCTCGACCCACAGGTCATCGCCGACGCCGCCCTGTTCCTCAACTCGGACCTCGCCGCCGCGATCACCGGTGCCACCCTGCCCGTCGAGGCCGGCCATCTGCTCCTCCCCGGGCTCAACCTGGCCCCGGTGATGGCGTGA
- a CDS encoding acetyl/propionyl/methylcrotonyl-CoA carboxylase subunit alpha — MTIRPVRKLLVANRGEIAVHVLRTAHELGIATVAVHSDPDADAPFVALADEAVRLPGATPAETYLRGDSVIAAARATGADAVHPGYGFLSENAGFARDCQEAGLTFVGPAPAAIAAMGSKLEAKALMAAAGVPVLPGATVGPGEDARAEADRIGYPVLVKAAFGGGGRGMRVVRDPDELAGALEQAAREAASAFGDGTVFLERYVERPRHVEVQILGDAHGTVVSLFERDCSVQRRHQKIVEECPSPAVDAQLRADLGAAAVAAGRAIGYTNAGTVEFLLEESGAFHFLEVNARLQVEHPVTEMVTGLDLVALQIQVAEGRPLPESVRAARLDGHAIEARLYAEDVPAGFLPTTGTLDRFHVPTPPGVRVDSGVSDGSVVGPHYDAMLAKVVAHGETRDEAARRLARVLARAELHGVVTNRDLLVGLLGEEEFLAGRADTAYLDRHPELTNPQPAAATRVHAVVAALARQARNRSTALVLAGFPSGWRNAPAPPQAVSYAVGGRTYAVTYTIRDRGAFGRDVDVAVDGEDLPCRLVTAAPERVVLESGGVRRTYRVHTVGGRTYVDGPDGTAALVELPRLPEPGSVAAPGSLLAPMPGTVVRVLAATGESVTPGQVLVVLEAMKMEHTVTAPAAGTLSRLTVAPGDQVQPQQLIAVIEEQPPEYAA; from the coding sequence ATGACGATCCGTCCCGTCCGCAAACTCCTCGTCGCCAACCGCGGGGAGATCGCCGTCCACGTCCTGCGCACCGCGCACGAGCTCGGGATCGCCACTGTCGCCGTGCACTCGGACCCGGACGCGGACGCACCGTTCGTGGCGCTGGCCGACGAGGCGGTCCGCCTGCCCGGCGCCACCCCGGCCGAGACCTATCTGCGCGGAGATTCCGTGATCGCCGCCGCGCGGGCCACCGGCGCGGACGCCGTCCATCCCGGCTACGGCTTCCTGTCCGAGAACGCCGGCTTCGCCCGGGACTGTCAGGAGGCCGGCCTGACCTTCGTCGGTCCGGCCCCCGCGGCCATCGCGGCCATGGGGTCCAAGCTCGAGGCCAAGGCCCTCATGGCCGCCGCGGGAGTCCCGGTGCTCCCGGGCGCGACCGTGGGACCCGGGGAGGATGCCCGGGCGGAGGCCGACCGGATCGGTTACCCCGTCCTCGTCAAAGCTGCCTTCGGCGGCGGCGGGCGGGGCATGCGCGTCGTGCGGGACCCGGACGAGTTGGCCGGCGCCCTCGAACAGGCCGCCCGTGAGGCGGCCTCGGCCTTCGGGGACGGCACGGTCTTCCTCGAGCGGTACGTCGAGCGGCCCCGGCACGTGGAGGTGCAGATTCTCGGCGACGCCCACGGCACGGTCGTCTCCCTCTTCGAGCGGGACTGCTCGGTCCAGCGCCGGCACCAGAAGATCGTCGAGGAATGTCCCTCCCCCGCAGTCGACGCACAGCTGCGCGCGGACCTCGGCGCGGCGGCCGTCGCGGCGGGCCGGGCGATCGGCTACACCAACGCCGGGACCGTCGAGTTCCTCCTCGAGGAGAGTGGCGCCTTCCACTTCCTCGAGGTCAACGCCCGCCTGCAGGTCGAGCACCCCGTCACTGAGATGGTCACCGGGCTCGACCTGGTCGCCCTCCAGATCCAGGTGGCCGAGGGGCGGCCGCTGCCGGAGAGTGTGCGCGCCGCGCGGCTCGACGGCCACGCGATCGAGGCCCGCCTCTACGCCGAGGACGTCCCGGCCGGGTTCCTCCCGACCACCGGGACTCTCGACCGGTTCCACGTCCCCACCCCGCCCGGGGTTCGCGTGGACTCCGGGGTGTCCGACGGCTCCGTCGTCGGCCCGCACTACGACGCCATGCTCGCGAAGGTCGTCGCCCACGGCGAAACCCGCGACGAGGCCGCGCGACGACTGGCACGCGTCCTCGCCCGAGCCGAGCTCCACGGCGTCGTCACCAATCGCGACCTGCTCGTCGGGCTCCTCGGCGAGGAGGAGTTCCTCGCCGGACGCGCCGACACCGCCTACCTGGACCGCCATCCCGAACTGACGAACCCTCAGCCTGCCGCGGCGACCCGGGTTCACGCCGTGGTGGCGGCGTTGGCCCGCCAGGCCCGGAACCGCTCCACGGCTTTGGTGCTCGCCGGGTTCCCGTCGGGCTGGCGCAACGCTCCCGCCCCGCCGCAGGCCGTCTCCTACGCCGTCGGCGGCCGGACGTACGCGGTCACCTACACGATCCGCGACCGCGGCGCGTTCGGCCGGGACGTGGACGTCGCGGTCGACGGCGAGGATCTCCCGTGCCGGCTCGTCACGGCAGCCCCCGAACGGGTCGTGCTGGAGAGCGGCGGCGTCCGCCGGACCTACCGCGTCCACACCGTCGGCGGCCGCACGTACGTCGACGGACCGGACGGCACCGCCGCCCTGGTGGAACTGCCCCGACTGCCCGAGCCCGGGTCCGTCGCGGCCCCGGGATCGCTGCTCGCCCCCATGCCGGGGACGGTCGTCCGCGTCCTCGCCGCGACGGGCGAGTCCGTGACGCCAGGTCAGGTCCTCGTCGTGCTGGAGGCGATGAAGATGGAACACACCGTGACCGCCCCCGCCGCCGGGACCCTGAGCCGCCTGACGGTCGCCCCCGGCGACCAGGTGCAGCCCCAGCAACTGATCGCCGTCATCGAGGAGCAGCCACCCGAATACGCAGCCTGA